The window TATTCTCAAATATCTCATGTTTCGAACCGTCAAAATAGATTTTTCCGCTATTTAACACAATCACTCTTTCACACAAAGCAGCAACATCTTCTAAATTGTGTGAAATGAGAATTATAGTTTTTTTCATTTCTCGATGAAGCCTTTCTATAATATTGAATATTCTTTTTCTTCCCCTCATATCAAGCCCAGCAGTGGGCTCATCCAAGATCAAGCATTCAGGGTCCATTGCTAAAATTCCGGCAATTGCAACCCTTCGCTTTTGTCCGCCCGACAGCTCAAACGGTGACTTTTCCAAAAGAGCATTAGGTATTTCTAAAAGTTCACATACCTCTTTTATTCTCTTTTCAATCTCTTCATCAGAAAACCCTAAATTCTTTGGTCCAAATGCAATGTCTCTATATACCGTCTCTTCAAAAAGCTGATATTCAGGATATTGGAAAACAAGCCCAACTCTTTTTCGAATCTCTTTTACTTTCTTTTTCTCCTTGGTATTTATTCCATCAACAATGACGTCTCCCCGCTGAGGTACAAGGAGTCCATTCATAAGCTGAACAAGAGTTGATTTTCCCGAACCTGTTTTTCCTATTATTCCAATAAATTCGCCTTTTGAGATTGTGAGGTTAACCTCAGATAATGCCTTTTTTTCAAATGGTGTTTTATAACCATACACATATTCAACATCTCTCATCTCAATGAACATAAAAATCTCTCCATTTCATCAACTGTCCAGATTTCACCATCGATATCAATCCCTCTTTTTTTAAGCTCATAAGAAAGCTTTAAAATCTGAGGCATGTCAAATCCCATCTCATAAAACCAATCAAGCTTTAAAAGCTCTTTCGGAGTCCCTATATATTTTATCTTTCCATTTTCTAAAACCACCACTTTATTACTGTATATCATCTCGTCAATATTGTGAGTAACTAAAACTATTGTCTTTTTTTCTTCCCTATTGAGTCTTAAAATGGTTGATATAACCTCTTTTCGCCCTTTTGGATCAAGCATAGAAGTTGGCTCATCTAAAATGATACATTCCGGCCTCATTGCCAAAATTCCTGCAATTGCAACCCTCTGTTTTTGTCCACCAGAAAGCTTGTAGGTTGCGTGGTTTTTGTACTCAATCATCTCAACAGTTTCAAGCGCCTCATTTACAGCCCTTATTATTTCCTCACGTTCAAACCCTAAATTCTCTGGCCCAAAGGCGACATCTTCTTCAACTATCGAGGCAACTAATTGATTATCAGGATTTTGAAATATATATCCACACTTTCTTCTTATCTCCCAAATTTGACTTACATCTTTTGTGTTCATACCGTCAACCAGTACATCACCTTTTTCGGGTATTAAAAGCCCATTTATTAGCTTTGCCAAAGTGGATTTCCCTGAACCGTTGAGCCCTAAAATTGAAACAAATTCTCCTTTCTCTATCTTTAAATTTATATCAATTAACGCAGGATTTTTGCTTCCATCCGATCTTGTATATGAAAAGCTGACATTTATAAATTCTATGAAAGCACTCATCTCTCTTTTTTCCCCTTATAAAAATGTTTTTCTATTCTTTAATAGGCACAGCTTTTCTTGCGATAAACTACCTTTTATTATAGCAAAGATTTTAAAGTTTAAATATACATGTATTTTTGAAGTATTCGTGGATACATTGAACATATTGATAATACAACGGGTATAATATATATTGGAAGGGGGGATTTAACATGTTTACTCCCAAGTGTGACATATACTTTGACACAAACTTAGTTAACTTAAAGGAGTTCAACATTCCAATTGAAACAAAAAACATGCTGTTAGAAGAGTTTTCGAAGATTGAAGAGATTTCAAAACTAAAAAGCCATCTCACAGATGAACTAAAAGAACTTGATGAAAAAATAAAGGAAATTCAATGAAGTACTTGACTTTGTCAGTTTGAAACTCAAAAAGCTTGGGGGGACTGGGATTGACAAAATATGGACCTCAATTTTGTCACTACATCATTTCCTTATACCAATAAATTCTAAGCCTTCCTCATATGTAATGAAATTTTTTGGCCCCTTTATCTTCATCACATTCAGTATATCTCCAGCTCCTCCTTCTGTCCTTTGCTTTATCAAATATCTCTTCCCTTTTATCTCTATTTCAATAAAATTCATTGAATCTATTGCTTTCATTATCCCTTCACTACTTATTCCTTTACCTTTTTTCCTCAAAATATATTCCAATGTCCTCTGTAATAAAAATGCCAAAAAACATATCACAAAATGTCCTTTTATTCTGCTTTCTGTAAAGTGATATATCGGTCGTACTTCTAAACAGCTTTTCATTACTCTGAAAGACTGTTCTATCTTCCATAAATCGTGATATGCTCCTAAAACTTCTTCTACATCCATATCCTTTTTGCTCGTTTGTATTGCATAGTAACCGTCAAACTTCTCATCTCGTTTTATCGCTTCCTCATCCAATACATATTCTTCTGACTTTGATTTCTTCTTCAAATATTTCCTCGCACCTTTTTTCTCTGAGGCTGTTATACTTCCTTTGTTCTCTAAAAGCTCTTTGGCTTTTGATACCAATCTCTCTCTGTCTTCTTTGTCTTTCTTAGCTCTCTTGCTTGAATAGGTTATTATCAGTCTCTCTTCTATTTTAAACTCTTTACACTCTTCATCCTT is drawn from Caldicellulosiruptor naganoensis and contains these coding sequences:
- a CDS encoding energy-coupling factor transporter ATPase, whose protein sequence is MFIEMRDVEYVYGYKTPFEKKALSEVNLTISKGEFIGIIGKTGSGKSTLVQLMNGLLVPQRGDVIVDGINTKEKKKVKEIRKRVGLVFQYPEYQLFEETVYRDIAFGPKNLGFSDEEIEKRIKEVCELLEIPNALLEKSPFELSGGQKRRVAIAGILAMDPECLILDEPTAGLDMRGRKRIFNIIERLHREMKKTIILISHNLEDVAALCERVIVLNSGKIYFDGSKHEIFENIQLLEKSGLIAPDILYLQHRLKMRGFKIERFEYRIENVADMIVKNIAGNITKEGGEE
- a CDS encoding energy-coupling factor transporter ATPase; the protein is MSAFIEFINVSFSYTRSDGSKNPALIDINLKIEKGEFVSILGLNGSGKSTLAKLINGLLIPEKGDVLVDGMNTKDVSQIWEIRRKCGYIFQNPDNQLVASIVEEDVAFGPENLGFEREEIIRAVNEALETVEMIEYKNHATYKLSGGQKQRVAIAGILAMRPECIILDEPTSMLDPKGRKEVISTILRLNREEKKTIVLVTHNIDEMIYSNKVVVLENGKIKYIGTPKELLKLDWFYEMGFDMPQILKLSYELKKRGIDIDGEIWTVDEMERFLCSLR